The genomic interval CGTGGCCAACGTCGTCGGCTCGAACGTCCTCAACCTGGGCTTTATCCTCGGCGGGACCGCCCTGGTCCGGGCGTTGCCCGTCGGGCGTGACCTCGTCCGCCGGGACGCCACCTTGCTCGTCGGGACCACGCTCCTGTTGCTCGTGGTCGTCCGTGATCTCCGCGTGGGCCGCGGGGACGGGATCGTCCTGTTCGGCGTGCTGGTGACGTATCTCGCAGTGTTGGCCCGTGCCGGAACGACGGGACCGGGTGAGGCGACCGAACCTTCGAGCGCGACCTTCGGCTGGCTCGATCTCGGTCGGTTGGTCGGCGGGCTGGGACTGGTCGTCGGCGGCGCACACCTGCTGGTCGGGTCCGCGGTCGACATCGCGCTGACGGTCGGCATCTCCGAGTGGGTGATCGGCGTGACCGTCGTCGCGGCCGGGACCTCGATCCCGGAGTTCGCGACCTCCGTCGCCGCCGTCCGTCGGGGCCGTGTCGGCATCTCCGCCGGGAACATCGTCGGGAGTTGCGTGTTCAACACGCTCGGTGTCCTCGGGCTCGCGGCCGCGGTCCGGCCGCTCCCGGTCGCCAGCGCGGCCGTCGAGACGACGCTGTGGCTGCTTGGGGTGACGGTGCTGGTAGCGGTCATGTTCTACACGAACGAACTGCTCTCACGGGTCGAAGGCGCCGTGCTGGTCGCGCTCAACGCCGTGAACTGGGTGTTCGACCTCCTGCTCTACGGCTGATCACTCCTTGCCGGACTGCTCGCGCAGGAGCTTGTCGATCGCGTCGGCGATCTCCTCGTAGGAGTTCATCGACAGCCCGTCGGTCGTGATGAGCACGCCCTGGCGCTCGGTCGCCACCCGCAGGAGGTAGCCGTTCTCGAAGGCCCGAACCGTGAACCGATAGTCGCCCAGTTCGGACTCCTGGTAGGCGTTCTCGGTCTGTTTGTACCCCTGCCACTCGTGGCCGACGAAGTCGTTGAGGTCGGCGTCCTGTTCGAGATCGCCCCGCAGATAGAGCTGCTCGTAGTTCGCGCGAGTGAAGTAAGTGACAGAGCGCAGCGAGTCGCCGGTCGCCGTCCGCGCGGTCGTGACGATACTGTCGGCGAGCTCGTCCGAGAGGATATCCGGGCTCATAGGCGGACCGAGACATCCCACCCTATTAATATCGATGTTCCCGGCACCTGCGACGCTCGCCGGGAGTCCGTGACCGAAGCCCTCTTTTGAGTCTCCCGCGAGGGTCCAGGCATGCAAGTCGGGCTCGTCATCCTCGACGGCTGGGGGCTCAATCCGGACGAAGACACGCGGGACGCCGTCGCCGCGGCCGAGACACCGAACTTCGACCGCTACTGGGCGGCCGGCGCCCACTCGACGCTCGAGACCCACGGTCGCCGGGTCGGCCTCCCGGAGGGCCAGATGGGCAACTCCGAGGTCGGTCACCTGAACATCGGGGCCGGCCGGGTCGTCAAGCAGGACTCGGCCCGGGTCTCCGACAGCATCGCCCGCTCGCGTGGCGAGAGTCCGCCCGACGACGACGCAGAAGACCCGCCGTTCTTCGAGAACGAGACGATCCGCTCGGCGTTCGAACACGCCGAGGCCACCGACGGGCGCGTCCACTTCATGGGGCTGGTCTCGGACGGCGGCGTCCACTCCTACCAGGACCACCTCCACGCGTTGATCGAACTGGCCGGCGAGCGTGGGACCGACGCCGTCACTCACGCCTTCACCGACGGCCGGGACACCTCACCGACCGGCGGCGAACAGTACCTCACCGAACTCGAAGCCCACGCCGACGACCACGGCACGGGCCACGTCGCCACCGTCTGTGGCCGCTACTACGCCATGGACCGGGACCAGAACTGGGACCGGACCCGCCGGGCCTACGACGCCATCGTCGACCGGGCGGGCGACCACCACACCGAGGACGCCGTCTCCGCGGCGACCGACTCCTACGAGCGGGACACGACCGACGAGTTCATCGAGCCCACGACCGTCAGCGACCACGCCGGCCTGGCCGACGGCGACGCGGTGATCTTCTTCAACTTCCGTGCCGACCGCGCCCGACAGCTCACTCGGATGCTCGGGGACATCCGCCCCGAGGACTGGGGGGCCGACACCTCGCCGCCCGAGATCCGGCTGGTGACGATGACCGAGTACGACGCGACCTTCGGCGTACCCGTCGCCTTCCCGCCGAACCAGCCAGAAGACGTGCTGGGGGAAGTGCTCTCGGAGAACGGCCGCACGCAGGTCCGCCTGGCCGAGTCCGAGAAGTACCCCCACGTCACCTACTTCCTCAACGGCGGCCGCGAAGTGGAGTTCGAGGGCGAGATGCGCCAGATCGTCGAGAGCCCGGACGTGCCGACCTACGACCGCCAGCCCGAGATGAGCGCCCCCGAGGTGACCGACACCGCGATCCAGTTCATCGAGGACGAGGACCCCGACGCGATGGTGCTCAACTACGCGAACCCGGACATGGTGGGCCACACCGGCGACTTCGACGCCGCCGTCGCGGCCGTCGAGGCCGTCGACGAGCAACTCGGTCGCCTCGTCGCCGCGATCAACGCCGCCGGCGGGCACGTCCTGCTCTGTGCCGACCACGGCAACGCAGACGATATGGGGACCGCCGAGGACCCCCACACCGCGCACACGACCAACCCCGTCCCGTTCATCTACCTCTCGCCCGACGGGACCGCCGACGGGAAGACTGCCCGCGAGGGCGGCACGCTGGCCGATCTGGCGCCGACGATGCTCGCGCTCATGGGTATCGAACAGCCCGCGGCGATGACCGGCGAGTCGCTCGTGGAGTGAGACGGGCTACAGCGACCGCCGAGAGACGTAGCGCGGCGGTACCCGGTCGGTGGTGTAGGTCGCCGTCCCGCGTTTGACGATCTCGTGGCCGTCGGCCCGCATCGACTCGGCGTCGACGACCAGCACCACGGGGTCCTCGGCGTGGCGTCTCCCGACAGCCTGTGCCTCTTCGACCGTCTCCGAGAGGTGGACCTTCTGGCGTGACATCGGCCGCAGTCCCTCCGCCATGATCGGGTCGACGTGTCGCGGTGCGGTCCCGTGATACAGCGTCTCTGGCACCGGCGTCGGCGCCGACGCCAGATCGACCGGGACCGAGTGGCCGTAGGCCGCCCTGATCCGCTGGACGCCGCCGGCCTCGTCGCGCTCGAACCGACCCTTCGGATCGGTCGCGACGACGCCCTCGACGTGCTCGCGGGTCGCCCAGTCGTACTTTCCTTCGACGGCAGCGACCAGGTCGGCGAGCGGCGTCCAGCCGGCGTCGTCGAGGTCGATACCGGCGTCGTCAGGGAAGTGGCGTAACGCACCGCTGAGGAACTTCGAGAGGCGGCGGCGACGGCTCGCGTCGAGGACCTCGCTGCCGGACTCGTCACAGACCGGACAGGCAGGCCCCTGGTGGTAGCCGTGGGTCTCGCAGACGAAGATCGGGTCCGGCATGGGTGCCGCTTCGAGCAGGGTGCGGAAAACTCGCTCGGTCAGTGCTGGAGTTCGTCGCCGGTCTGGGACAGTTCGTAGCGGATCGCCAGCACGTCGAAGTGGTCGGCCAGGTCGTCCCGGGTCGCGCGGATCTCCTCGGGGTCGCCGGGCGGGAACTCCTCGGCGAGTTCGATCGCCCGGTCGAGATCGTCACGCGCACTCGACAGCAGGTCGTAGGCGACCTCCTCGTTGCCGGCGTCCCACTCCCAGTCGCCGGCGGTCCGGCGCTCGCGGGCCGAAGCGAGCCGCGCCTCGATCAGTTCGCCGAGGACCGTCTCGATCTCCGTGCGGGCGGTCTCCTCACCGCCCGCGAACGGCGTGCCCTCGCCGCCGACCAGCCCCGCGACGACGCGGTAGCTGTCGAGCGCGTCTTCCAGCGCCGAGGCCCGTTCGCCCGGCTCCTCGATGCCACCCGCCCGTTCGTGGGCCTCTCGTGCGGCGGTCAGCGGGCGCCGGGCGACGGTCGTCGCCAGGTCGTCGGCGGCGGCCAGCCGGCCTGTGCCCCCTCGTCGTCGATGTCGTGTGTGGTCGCCACGTCGGTCGCGTCCCGGAACCGCTCCCGGGCCGTTCGGATCCGGTCGTAACTCGCCTCGTACTGCCGGTCGTCGAGCGACCGGCGGGCCTCCGCGAGGAGGTCCTCGCCGCGGGCGACGTGGCGGTCCCGGACGAGCCGGAAGAGCTCGGTTTCGAGCCGGTCGATCCGGTCTTCGACGCCGTCGACGGGGGCAGCGTCGGCCCCCTGACGGGCCGTCTCCAGCGCGGTTTCGGCGTCGGCTCGGTACCGATCGAAGGCGGTCCAATCGGCCGAGTCGAGCGCGTCGGCGAGCGCGTCACAGTGCTCGGAGAGCGCGTCGAGCGCGGTCCGGACCTCGCTCCAGACGCCACAGGCCTCCCGGAGGAACTCGGCGACCTCGTCGATGTCGGCTTCGCGGGCGGTGAACTCCCAGGTCACGCCGGCCCCGGTCTCGAACCGGAGCCGTGCCGTCAGCAGTTCGGCGACGGCGTCGGCCGTCTCGATGT from Haloarcula pelagica carries:
- a CDS encoding sodium:calcium antiporter, which encodes MAGVTGIAGGRDVLFDILFVGVAVLALWIGAGQFVAGASQAARRLGVPGLVIGLTVVAFGTSAPEFAVTLDAALSGRPDVSVANVVGSNVLNLGFILGGTALVRALPVGRDLVRRDATLLVGTTLLLLVVVRDLRVGRGDGIVLFGVLVTYLAVLARAGTTGPGEATEPSSATFGWLDLGRLVGGLGLVVGGAHLLVGSAVDIALTVGISEWVIGVTVVAAGTSIPEFATSVAAVRRGRVGISAGNIVGSCVFNTLGVLGLAAAVRPLPVASAAVETTLWLLGVTVLVAVMFYTNELLSRVEGAVLVALNAVNWVFDLLLYG
- a CDS encoding DUF7522 family protein, yielding MSPDILSDELADSIVTTARTATGDSLRSVTYFTRANYEQLYLRGDLEQDADLNDFVGHEWQGYKQTENAYQESELGDYRFTVRAFENGYLLRVATERQGVLITTDGLSMNSYEEIADAIDKLLREQSGKE
- the gpmI gene encoding 2,3-bisphosphoglycerate-independent phosphoglycerate mutase, which produces MQVGLVILDGWGLNPDEDTRDAVAAAETPNFDRYWAAGAHSTLETHGRRVGLPEGQMGNSEVGHLNIGAGRVVKQDSARVSDSIARSRGESPPDDDAEDPPFFENETIRSAFEHAEATDGRVHFMGLVSDGGVHSYQDHLHALIELAGERGTDAVTHAFTDGRDTSPTGGEQYLTELEAHADDHGTGHVATVCGRYYAMDRDQNWDRTRRAYDAIVDRAGDHHTEDAVSAATDSYERDTTDEFIEPTTVSDHAGLADGDAVIFFNFRADRARQLTRMLGDIRPEDWGADTSPPEIRLVTMTEYDATFGVPVAFPPNQPEDVLGEVLSENGRTQVRLAESEKYPHVTYFLNGGREVEFEGEMRQIVESPDVPTYDRQPEMSAPEVTDTAIQFIEDEDPDAMVLNYANPDMVGHTGDFDAAVAAVEAVDEQLGRLVAAINAAGGHVLLCADHGNADDMGTAEDPHTAHTTNPVPFIYLSPDGTADGKTAREGGTLADLAPTMLALMGIEQPAAMTGESLVE
- a CDS encoding RNA 2'-phosphotransferase; the encoded protein is MPDPIFVCETHGYHQGPACPVCDESGSEVLDASRRRRLSKFLSGALRHFPDDAGIDLDDAGWTPLADLVAAVEGKYDWATREHVEGVVATDPKGRFERDEAGGVQRIRAAYGHSVPVDLASAPTPVPETLYHGTAPRHVDPIMAEGLRPMSRQKVHLSETVEEAQAVGRRHAEDPVVLVVDAESMRADGHEIVKRGTATYTTDRVPPRYVSRRSL